From the Amycolatopsis thermoflava N1165 genome, one window contains:
- a CDS encoding MarR family winged helix-turn-helix transcriptional regulator: MNTGLLLYIPYRHLENRVMDAIRAAGFEVTLAQARLLQRINPGGSRLTELAEAAQVTKQTAGFLVDQLEKAGYVQRAPDPRDGRARLIHATDKAREAAPVAEAEIARIEAEWEQHVGKRRMTQLRETLEKLCEITDPYR, translated from the coding sequence GTGAACACCGGACTGCTGCTCTACATCCCGTACCGGCACCTGGAGAACCGGGTGATGGACGCGATCCGCGCCGCCGGGTTCGAGGTGACGCTCGCGCAGGCGCGGTTGCTGCAACGGATCAACCCCGGCGGCAGCAGGCTGACCGAGCTGGCCGAGGCGGCGCAGGTGACGAAGCAGACCGCCGGGTTCCTGGTCGACCAGCTGGAGAAGGCCGGCTACGTGCAGCGGGCGCCGGACCCGCGGGACGGCCGCGCGCGCCTGATCCACGCCACGGACAAGGCCCGGGAAGCGGCGCCCGTCGCGGAGGCCGAGATCGCCCGCATCGAGGCCGAGTGGGAGCAGCACGTGGGCAAGCGCCGGATGACGCAGCTGCGGGAGACGTTGGAGAAGCTCTGTGAGATCACCGATCCCTACCGCTGA
- a CDS encoding methyltransferase domain-containing protein, producing the protein MTEPVSQQRLRLRDEFLDRAAEELFKYDERLRGLDLEVRFDRGIAHLTGEVGERAHLDTARELLGRLDGVFGVWDRVRVGGQDPLILDLGCGGQKQYPGNLGVDLMATGEVDVVADLSGPLPFADSCADRVFLVHILEHLIDFLPLVDEVHRVLRPDGIAYVLSPWWRYVNAVADPTHVRLLDVQTIKGICRRPGSSRTWFPLHAGCDGASIFAELRPVKDGSAEAPGAAHLARFFD; encoded by the coding sequence ATGACCGAGCCCGTTTCCCAGCAGCGCCTCCGGCTCCGGGACGAGTTCCTGGACCGGGCGGCGGAGGAGTTGTTCAAATACGACGAGCGGTTGCGCGGACTCGACCTGGAGGTCCGCTTCGACCGCGGCATCGCGCACCTGACCGGCGAGGTCGGCGAGCGCGCGCACCTGGACACCGCGCGTGAGCTGCTCGGGCGTCTGGACGGGGTGTTCGGCGTGTGGGACCGCGTGCGGGTCGGCGGGCAGGACCCGCTGATCCTCGACCTCGGCTGCGGCGGCCAGAAGCAGTACCCGGGCAACCTCGGCGTGGACCTGATGGCCACCGGCGAGGTGGACGTGGTCGCCGATCTGTCCGGTCCGCTGCCGTTCGCGGACTCGTGCGCGGACCGGGTGTTCCTGGTGCACATCCTGGAGCACTTGATCGATTTCCTGCCGCTGGTGGACGAGGTGCACCGGGTGCTGCGCCCGGACGGCATCGCGTACGTGTTGTCACCGTGGTGGCGTTATGTGAACGCGGTGGCCGACCCGACGCACGTGCGGTTGCTGGATGTGCAGACGATCAAGGGCATCTGCCGCAGGCCGGGCTCGTCGCGCACCTGGTTCCCGCTGCACGCGGGCTGCGACGGGGCCAGCATCTTCGCCGAGTTGCGGCCGGTCAAGGACGGTTCCGCGGAGGCGCCGGGCGCGGCGCACCTCGCCCGGTTCTTCGACTAG
- a CDS encoding maleylpyruvate isomerase family mycothiol-dependent enzyme, whose protein sequence is MEQNDKWLAIDAERTRIADLYETLTDVERTYPSLCDGWTVHDVATHVALAPHVGFGTVLKAALRARGNFNRMVYDLTKRESARRSPPEVVELLRTAVGVRRLAPRQSLDNALMDVHVHAQDIAMPLGRQLPMPAEAAVASADHLWEIGFPFHARKRLAGHRLIATDADWRAGEGTEVRGPIQALVMLLAGRTATTPQLTGI, encoded by the coding sequence ATGGAACAGAACGACAAGTGGCTGGCGATCGACGCGGAACGCACGCGGATCGCCGACCTCTACGAGACCCTCACCGACGTCGAGCGGACGTACCCGTCGCTGTGCGACGGCTGGACGGTCCACGACGTCGCGACGCACGTCGCGCTGGCGCCGCACGTCGGGTTCGGGACTGTCCTCAAGGCGGCGCTGCGGGCGCGCGGGAACTTCAACCGCATGGTCTACGACCTGACCAAGCGGGAGTCGGCCCGGCGCTCACCGCCGGAGGTGGTGGAACTGCTGCGCACGGCGGTCGGCGTGCGCCGTCTCGCGCCGCGGCAGAGTCTCGACAACGCGTTGATGGACGTGCACGTCCACGCGCAGGACATCGCGATGCCGCTCGGCAGGCAGCTGCCGATGCCTGCCGAGGCGGCGGTCGCGTCCGCGGACCACCTGTGGGAGATCGGTTTCCCGTTCCACGCCCGCAAACGCCTGGCCGGTCACCGTCTGATCGCGACGGACGCCGACTGGCGCGCAGGCGAGGGCACGGAGGTCCGCGGCCCGATCCAGGCC